tatattatatatatatatatatatatatattttcaaattacAATACAATTTTAGTTAATTTTtacaattattatattatatataaatcaaattacttataaaaaatatcataaaactcAGAGATCACATCGGATCAAAACTTGAATAAAATCCTCTCAAGCCACCCCTTAACACCCTTATTTACTTGTGTTAGACCACACATGAGATCTTTTCAAGGTCTGTGCACACATCTGAGACCACTGAAGTGCAGTCTAGATAACAGTTGTGTCCACATCTAACATCATCTCGGGTCTGTCGCGAACACGGTTTTTTCGGGCCACCATCCTCCTTATCGAGAACCTCCATCTCAATAAGCTCAACAAAATATTCCACCGGCTTTGAGTTTGATCGACAGGAACTGCCGAAGCAGGCAACAATGCATCCATGCAACTACGTAAATCAGATGATAGTTCAATGCCTGAACCCTGGAGCGAGAAATCTGTCCCACCGAACTGTGTATGCACGTTTTCACGGAATGCTCCAGCCATGGAATCGGTGTTATAGATTAAGCTACCAGTTTCTTGATTCGGGAAACTCGAGTTTTGTCCAATCCCAATTTCCATGGGTTCAACACCTTGTGGATAGTGGATGTTATATACCGACTGCATAAAATCCGGGGATGACAGATTTTGTAGGGAGTAGGTGGATTCATCAATCCTTTGAGAGATCAGTTCTCGAAGGTAACTATCCTCTAACGACAAACTTTGAAATGATGCACCAGTAGATAAGCACGATGAAGAGGCGTGCGTATTTAGAGATGATTCATCATAAAACACGAGGATATTCTCCTTATCTTTAAATGCAGAGATCACCAGCTCGCGGGCATCAGCCTGAAACAGAAACGGTTAGAATATATTGAGGCATCTTTGAGCCTACACAAATGATGACTCAAGAAACTTAACCTATGCAACATTAACCAACAAGGTTAAAAGGTACGGGGATCCTGCCTTTTCTGATTCAGACAGGTTATCAGCAGATATGTACTGCCCGTTCGAAAATGTCCCCATCACTTGCCCAACTAGATTAAAAACAACCCCATTTTGTTGTTGAGATTGAGAGGCATCGTACAAGTATAATTTCTTATCAAGAACACACGTTCGAGCATGCTCCACCATAACATCCCACATCTTAGGCGGCATACCAGACCCAAGGATCTGCAAGCATACAAACAAACAACAGTCACGAATATTGACAGTTGAGGAAAGTTTGTTCTTTTTTGATACGATGACACTTAAGTAACGCAAGACGATAATCGACACATATGATGCATCGAAATTGAGGAAAGTTTGTTCTTTTTTTATACAATGACACTTAAGTAACGCAAGACGATAATCGACACATATGATGCATCGAAATCTTACACTTCGAAGCCTTGTGGGATCTAAGAAGAGTAAACACAGAAAGTCCTGCACAGTGTTTACTCTTTCCTTTCGTAACCGCTTGTGAAAAGCGCCGTCTTTGCCAATTTTTTCAAGACGCCATACTTCGTCAGAAAGAGATGGAGGGTGATGTTTCTTGTACACTGGAGGAAGTACAGAACTAAAAGTTAAATCATATGACTCAAAATTTTACTCGTCCCAATTTTCTAGCCACTTCAATTCTTATTTTCTACTTGAAATAACAAGAAAGCACAACAAAAATTAGAATAAAAGAAACTCGAACTGATATCAACGAAGGACTCACATTCTCCACGATGATCTCTTACAATAAAGGCTTCTGATTTTGCTTCCTTTACTCTTGCACCACCTGTATTTTCAATAAGTCTAGCTCCCAACCTGAATTTACGACTTCTTGTCCAGCTCGAATTATCTGTAAGCGAGATATCTTCAATTGGAGCAATACCATCTTTAAGAATCACAAAAGTGTCCCCCGTCAGAAGGGATTTTTTGCCTTCTCTTTCTCTCACTATATTATTCTTGAAATCTTCAGAAGTCCAATTGTCACCTTCATCGCCATCAAAATCTCCCTCAAGAACCACAATTTCAACTTTTCCAGATGATTCAGGGCCACACGAAACAACTTTCCCTGTATGAGCATCAAATAAAGCTACAGCCAGATTGTTGCACCCTTCTCCTTCGATTCGAGTCCCGGTAAACACAGGAATGGATATAGCGTTTAAAAACTGCAAAGTCCTTGATTCAGAACAGTGTGTGTTTGTCACACAATTCCtagatataaaaaaatcatgttAATCTCCAGACATTTAAGAAAATTACCATAAATATGATCATTAATTCTTTCCAGTAAAATATCTGATCCTATACCGTTTCATATTGGTTGAGTATTTTCTTAAAGCTAAATCCACTTCCTCTTTCACCTGAGATCCAACATTGGAATGGACCAGAGTTACTCTTATTCGTACAGTGTAATGACTGAAGTAAGAATCAAAGTGATACTGAGTAGAAATTTCTCAAAGCATGTATTTCAAGGCCGTGAACTTACAACTCGACGAATCAAAGGCTCCAGAACCGGCTCGGTTAGCTGTTGGAATCTGTGCAAATTCAATGCATCTAGCACCACTCTACAAAAATTGCATGAAtaagatattcaagaaaactttAAGGAGAAACACCGTGAAAACTCCTGTGAGCTGATAAATTGGAAATCATGGTcagtaaaaatttc
This window of the Primulina tabacum isolate GXHZ01 chromosome 4, ASM2559414v2, whole genome shotgun sequence genome carries:
- the LOC142542325 gene encoding calmodulin-binding protein 60 A-like isoform X1, with product MSQKRPQRGEGCSSDDLRPRKLPSFKRVVLDALNLHRFQQLTEPVLEPLIRRVVKEEVDLALRKYSTNMKRNCVTNTHCSESRTLQFLNAISIPVFTGTRIEGEGCNNLAVALFDAHTGKVVSCGPESSGKVEIVVLEGDFDGDEGDNWTSEDFKNNIVREREGKKSLLTGDTFVILKDGIAPIEDISLTDNSSWTRSRKFRLGARLIENTGGARVKEAKSEAFIVRDHRGELYKKHHPPSLSDEVWRLEKIGKDGAFHKRLRKERVNTVQDFLCLLFLDPTRLRSILGSGMPPKMWDVMVEHARTCVLDKKLYLYDASQSQQQNGVVFNLVGQVMGTFSNGQYISADNLSESEKADARELVISAFKDKENILVFYDESSLNTHASSSCLSTGASFQSLSLEDSYLRELISQRIDESTYSLQNLSSPDFMQSVYNIHYPQGVEPMEIGIGQNSSFPNQETGSLIYNTDSMAGAFRENVHTQFGGTDFSLQGSGIELSSDLRSCMDALLPASAVPVDQTQSRWNILLSLLRWRFSIRRMVARKNRVRDRPEMMLDVDTTVI
- the LOC142542325 gene encoding calmodulin-binding protein 60 A-like isoform X2, giving the protein MSQKRPQRGEGCSSDDLRPRKLPSFKRVVLDALNLHRFQQLTEPVLEPLIRRVVKEEVDLALRKYSTNMKRNCVTNTHCSESRTLQFLNAISIPVFTGTRIEGEGCNNLAVALFDAHTGKVVSCGPESSGKVEIVVLEGDFDGDEGDNWTSEDFKNNIVREREGKKSLLTGDTFVILKDGIAPIEDISLTDNSSWTRSRKFRLGARLIENTGGARVKEAKSEAFIVRDHRGELYKKHHPPSLSDEVWRLEKIGKDGAFHKRLRKERVNTVQDFLCLLFLDPTRLRSILGSGMPPKMWDVMVEHARTCVLDKKLYLYDASQSQQQNGVVFNLVGQVMGTFSNGQYISADNLSESEKAGSPYLLTLLVNVA